From a single Equus asinus isolate D_3611 breed Donkey chromosome 2, EquAss-T2T_v2, whole genome shotgun sequence genomic region:
- the TFAM gene encoding transcription factor A, mitochondrial: protein MALLRGVWGVLSGLSKSGADLCASCGSRLRSPFSFAYMPRWFSSALGSYPKKPMTSYVRFSKEQLPIFRAQNPDAKNSELIKKIAQVWRELPDSEKKIYEDAYRADWQAYKEEINRLQEQLTPSQMVSLEKEITQKRLKKKALIKKRELTMLGKPKRPRSAYNIFISECFQEAKDGPSQVKLKTVNENWKNLSSSQKQVYIQLANDDKIRYYNEMKSWEEQMIEVGRNDLIRRKVKHQAKDGTEEC, encoded by the exons ATGGCGCTTCTCCGGGGCGTGTGGGGCGTGCTGAGCGGCCTGAGCAAGTCCGGAGCGGACCTGTGCGCGAGCTGTGGAAGTCGGCTGCGCTCTCCCTTCAG TTTTGCGTATATGCCGAGGTGGTTTTCGTCCGCCTTGGGTAGTTATCCAAAGAAGCCTATGACTTCATACGTTCGATTTTCTAAAGAACAGCTACCCATATTTAGAGCTCAGAACCCAG ATGCGAAAAACTCAGAACTAATTAAAAAAATCGCCCAGGTATGGAGGGAACTTCCTGATTCAGAGAAAAAA atatatgAAGATGCTTACAGGGCAGACTGGCAGGCATACAAAGAAGAGATAAACAGACTTCAAGAACAGCTAACTCCAAGTCAGATGGTatctttggaaaaagaaatcacacaaaaacgtttaaaaaagaaagcattaatAAAAAAGAGA GAGTTAACAATGCTTGGAAAACCAAAAAGACCTCGCTCAGCttataacatttttatatctGAATGCTTCCAGGAAGCTAAGGATGGTCCATCACAG GTAAAACTGAAGACTGtaaatgaaaactggaaaaatctctCTAGTTCTCAAAAGCAA GTATATATTCAACTTGCTAATGATGACAAAATTCGTTATTATAATGAAATGAAATCTTGGGAAGAACAAATGATTGAAGTTGGACGAAATGATCTTATACGTCGCAAAGTGAAGCACCAAGCAAAAGATGGCACTGAGGAGTGTTAA